The sequence ATGGTGAAACAACATAATCATCCACTTCAGCCTGGCCAAACTGTTGAAATTGTTAAAAATCAAGCAGCTCTAAAAGGAGAAACACTAGTAGGCGTAAGTATTCTGCATGAGGATGAAGACATCATTGTCATCAATAAAGATGCAGGTTTACTATCCGTTGCTTCGAAAAATGAAACTGAAATGACTGCCTATCGACAAGTACGGGATTATGTCAGCAATGGTAGTCCAAATAAGCGAATTTTTATTGTACATCGACTCGACAAGGACACATCTGGCGTCATGCTATTTGCTAAAAGTGAAGAAGTGAAGGAAGCCCTCCAGGCTAATTGGGCTAAAGTAGTGAAGGAGCGTGTCTATATTGCGCTTGTAGAAGGGACTGTGCGCAAAAAGGCAGGTAAAATTGCATCGTGGCTGAAGGAAAGTAAAACGTTTAAAGTGTATTCAAACCCGACAGACAACGGTGGACAACATGCCGTGACGCATTACAAAACACTACAAGCTAATCATCAATTTAGCTTATTAGAAGTGGAGCTTGAAACAGGCCGTAAAAATCAAATCCGCGTCCATATGGAAGATCTAGGACATCCGGTTGTCGGTGATAAGCGATATGGAGCCACAGGCAATCCTATTAAACGGTTGGGCCTTCATGCAACTAGGTTAGTGCTGACGCATCCGCGAACGGGAGAGCTCGTTCGGTATGAAGCGGATGCACCCAAGTCATTTTACACAAAATCAAAATAAACTGCATAAGAAAAGGTGCTCACTGTTCAAAAAGTGAGTACCTTTTCTTTGTATACTATTGAACCGTATGATTGGGCATCGCGGGCTGACCAACTGTGGAGAACGAGTTCAGCAACTGCTGCATATCTGGCTGGGCGAGCTGTGGCATCTGGTAATAATGATGCTTATTTTGATAAATCGCCAATTCGTAGGCCATTTCTATACAGTTCGGTACAGAGTCGGCGAGGACACGGCGAACGACTGGATTACAGGTTTCAGTTGCGGCTACCGTTTTCATCGAAGCGCCAGCTTTTGCAGAGGCGAGTAAAAAGCCTGAAATGATTTCATCCGACAGTTCTGAATCGGATTGAATAGGCTTTTTTGGTTGAGATGGCTTCATACCATAGATGAAGTCATTGCCTTCTTTCATCTCATAGCTGCCTGTTGGATGGGAAGGATCCAGTCCGGTTTTAAAGGCCTCGACAGTAATATTATATTCGTCTAAGGTAAAGCGGTATTGGCGATCCAAAATATCCAGTAACTCTGGGTCTTTGACATATGGACGTAATAAGATAGCTTGGTTAAGTGCACCGACAGTTCCTGATAATGCTTCATGGACATCGAATAGCTCATGACCACCATGATTCATCTGTGGCGGAACAGGTCCCGTGTGCATATTTTCACTTGTTTGATCGAATGGATTTTGCGTCATTACATATCCTCCTAGAAATGCTTATTTTATCGTCAGTAGTATGAGTGGTGTTATGAAATCTATACGTCAAAATTGATGCATATTTATCGTCCGACAAAAATAGATTTAGATAGAGAACATTTTTATTGGGGAGGAATAAAGTTCAATCCCTTTTTGATAAAGCCTCCGGACACAATTAAGCCGAGGCCTAATTGATTAATGAAAGGCAGATGATAAGCGTGCAAATTCATGTAGTTCAAAAAGGGCAAAGCTTATATGGTATTGCCCAGGCTTACGGCATTAGCTATCAAGACATTGCAACCGCTAATGAAATTCCGAATCCCTCTCAGATTGTGGTAGGGCAAGCGCTAGTCATCCCCATTACAGGTAGTTATCACTGGGTTCAGCCGGGTCAATCACTTTATCTCATATCTCAATTATACGGCCTGACGGTTAATGAATTAGCAACCATCAATGGCATCTCTCCATCCAGTATTCTTCAAGTAGGGCAGCGACTTTATATTCCACCAAGACCGAAGAAACTGGCGGAGGCATTGTTATATGTCGAGCCGAGAACGCCAGTAGCGCAATCGATGATTGATGAAGTGAGAAATCGTGTTTCCCAATTAACCTACCTTGCCATGTTCAGTTACGAGGTCCAACGTGATGGCTCAGTAAAGGCACCGTCCATTGCTGATATACCGAGCATCGCTACAGCAGCAGGAGTAGCAAATGCGCTGGTTGTTAGTAACTTAGAGGATTTTGCATTTAATGCAGATTTGGCCCATGCAATTTTTACTGACGAAGCGGTCCAAGATCGTTTATTCAGCAATCTGATTCAAATCGCCAATGAAGTTGGCTATAAAGACATTCACTTTGACTTTGAACTTTTACATCCAGAAGATCGTGAGCTCTATAATAATTTCCTCCGAAGGGCGAGGGATCGTTTTCATCCAGCTGGGCTGACGCTATCGACTGCACTGGCTCCTATGACAAGTGATATTCGCACCGGAATTTACGGAGCACATGACTATAAAGCACACGGAGAGATTGTCGATTTCGTTTCCCTTATGACATACGAATGGGGCTATACGTATAGTGATCCGCAAGCTGTTAGCCCAATCGGTCCTGTACGAGATGTTGTAGAGTATGCAGTTAGTCAAATACCCCATGAGAAAATTTTCTTAGGTCAAAATTTATATGGCTATGACTGGTCTTCCCCTTATCCAAGCCAAGGTGGATCACCCGCTAAGGCACTTAGTCCTCAACAAGCACTAGCAATTGCAGTTAGGCAGGAAGTGGATATTAGCTATGATTATGTCGCACAAGCTCCCCATTTTAGGTATACGGACGATACAGGTGTACAACATGAAGTATGGTTTGAGGATGCACGTAGTATCCAAGCCAAATTCGATTTGGTCAAAGAGTTTGGTTTACGCGGCATGATGTATTGGAAGCTTGGCTTAGCCTTCCCGCAAAACTGGTTGTTGTTGACCGATAATTTTACAATACGAAAAATAAAATAAAAAAAATGAACCGCTGTAAATTATACAGACGGTTCATTTTTACATATATCATTCTTTATTCATATAATTGATGAAATTTTGAAGAAGATCGATATCCGGGTTCAACGCTAGGACAGGTAAGAAAGCGAAGGTCATGAGTAGCATGACGACTCCACCTATAGATACTCGGAAAATTTTGCTGATCTTCATAGCTCTCTCCCTCTTTCTTTTAGTTATTGATTTTCAAACAACTGTCCTTTATGGCGAGTAGTCTGATTACTTAAATAATAAACCGTGTCTGAAGAAAAGTAAATATTTTTTTAATTCTTTATACATAAATAGGACACAATATAGTATAATTATTGATTATCCCTAAAAATTATGTTGTATCTCTTACAATTTTCGGAGATAATATTTAAAAACAAGTAAATTTTTTGAACTATCAATATTCGATTGATATTGGAGATTCACTAAGATTCTCCTTTAACATATAGCAATTTTTATGAAAGGGATGAGCGAGAATGACTAAATTGGATTCAATTCATACTGATAATAAAAAAAGAGCAAATGATTACGTTCATGAAGTATATGAATTAGTGAAAAAGCGCAACCCAGATGAAAAGGAATTTCTGCAAGCGACAAGAGAAATCTTCGACTCCCTTCGCCCCGTTTTTTCCAAGCATCCCGAATATATTACAAATGGAATATTGGAGCGCATTACAGAACCGGAACGCATTATTACTTTTCGTGTTGCATGGGAAGATGATCAAGGAAAAGTCCATGTGAACCGTGGTTTCCGCGTTCAGTTTAATAGCGATCTAGGACCGTACAAAGGTGGTATTCGCTTCCATCCTTCTGTCAACAGCAGTATTATGAAGTTTCTTGCTTTTGAACAAATTTTCAAAAATGCTTTAACGGGTCAACCAATTGGAGCAGGTAAAGGTGGTTCTGATTTTGATCCGAAGGGAAAATCGGATCGTGAAATTATGCGCTTTACGCAAAGCTTTATAACAGAATTGAGTAAGTATATTGGTCCGGATCGAGACGTTCCTGCGGGAGATATCGGTGTTGGAAAAAGAGAGATTGGTTACATGTTTGGGCAGTATAACCGCTTGAAGGGCGGCTATGAGGCTGGTGTTTTCACTGGGAAAGATCCAAATCATGGCGGTAGTCTTGGGCGTAAAGAGGCAACTGGCTATGGAACTGTCTATTTTGTAGAAGAAATGTTGAAAGAAAAAGGCTTGAGCTTTGACGGGCAAACAGTTATCGTTTCGGGCTCAGGGAATGTGTCTACCTATGCGATGGAAAAGGCCATTCAGCTTGGTGCGAAAGTAGTCGCATGTAGCGATTCAGGCGGTTATATTTATGATCCAAATGGCATTAACTTAGACACGGTGAAACGTTTGAAAGAAGTCGAGAACAAACGAATTTCTGAATACACCAAAGATCATTTACAGGCAGAATATCATGAGGATTGTTCAGCCATTTGGTCTATCCCTTGTGATATCGCTCTTCCATGTGCAACACAAAATGAAATTGATGAGATTGCTGCACGGATGCTCGTTGCGAATTCAGTGAAGGCAATCGGGGAAGGTGCCAATATGCCCTGTACACTTGAGGCAATGGCATTGTTCCAAGAGAATAGTGTATTATTCGGCCCAGCAAAAGCAGCTAACGCGGGTGGTGTGGCTGTTTCAGCAATGGAAATGTCACAAAACAGTATGCGCTTGTCATGGACAGCAGAAGAAGTTGACGAAAAACTTCATCTTGTTATGAAAAATATTTACGTAAGCTGTGTGGATGCAGCAGAGCGCTTTGGCCATCCAGGCAATTTAGTCATGGGCGCCAACATCGCCGGCTTCTTGAAAGTCGCAGATGCGATGGTTGCGCATGGTCTTAGTTAAGATATGTTGAGGTAAGGAAAACGTCTACACAAATTGTTTATTGTGTAGGCGTTTTTTACGTTATTTAAATTTACACTGATTTCGTCATTCAATTAACGTAAGGAGTTCTTTCTACGTAATTCTTTTGGTCTGATTGATGAAGTAGTTATTACTAATCATTTAGTAAAGTTAGGTGTATTTTCCCGAAAAAATTTTGAGTAAAAGTATTGCTTATGGTAGTATGAAAAAATGTGAATAGAGGAAAGTTTTGGCCTAATTCACGATTGGATTGTAAGGGGGAAGAAGTAGATGGAAGAAACAGCAGTGAAGAAAAAATCGTTTAAGGCGCTGATTGTTGCACTTGTAACAGTACTTGTTTTAGTAGGTGGAAGTGCATCCGCATTTTTTCTATTGAACAAATCATCAAAATTACAATACTTTTTAGCAGAGGCGGAAACCTTTAAAGAGATGAGTACGCTAGTTGAAGAACGTTATAAAAATGAATTGAATTGGATGAAGGTGCAACAAGAGAAACCAGTAGAAACAAAGTATGATTTGTCTGGTGAGTGGAATGATCCATCTGTTGACCCTATGATGCAGGAAATTCAAAGTATCGTTAATAGTGTCACATTATCTATGAATCAAGTATATGATCCAACGAAGAAGGAGCTTGAAACAGCATTTAGTGGAGAGCTTGGCGCTGTCTCTGTCGATTTCGGTTCAATCTTTGCAACTACTGAAAAATTAGTTGTAGCATTGCCATTTTTGAATGAGCTCATTCGATTTGACGATAAGGATTTCAGGAAATTGATGAGAGAGTTTGATGAGAATTTTGAAGGCAATGAAAATCTGGGATTACCCCAGCTGTTCGAAAGTAGTTCTTCGTCAATGGAAGAAGTAAATGCCTATATCGAAAAAGAGTATATTGAATTTTTAATAAAAGAGCTTCCAGAGGATGCTTTTACGACTGACAAAGAAGAAATACTTGTAGTAGATGAAAAGGTGAAAGCTAAGAAAATCACGATGAATCTTAAGGAAGAGCAAGTGAAAAACTTGTTGAAAAGTTTATTAACAAAAGCCCAAACAGATGAAAAGCTGAAAGAAATCGTTAAAGATCAATTGGGTGTGTCTGCATTTGCAGGGGATTTTTCACCAAGTGATCTTGCAATGGTTGTTGAGGAGTTTGACAAAGGCATTGAAGCAGCAATCGAAGGTGTGGATTCTTTGAGCATACCAAATGGACTTCAATCGACGATTTGGCACCAATCTAATCAAATAGTTCAACGGGACTTTGCGTTGACAATCGGTTCTCATGAGGATGATTTGGTCACTGTTAACGTGACAGGTACACAATTATTAGAAAAAACAGCCCAACAATGGGATTATAAAGTCGCTTTGACGGATTCCTTTGGCGATGAAAGTACGATGAATATCAATGGGGATTTAGCATGGAAAGATCAACAGGCGGATGATTCAATTGTTATTTCTGTAGAGGATATAGAATTTAGCTATCAAGGTAAAGAAGAATTGAATGATAACAAGCGTACATTTACCCGTACTTTTGCTTTTACGGATGGTTATAGTGAGCCATCTCTTATTTGGCAAGGTAACGCTACACATGATAGTGATAACATGATAGCGAATCATGAATTTAAATTTAGTGAACGAGGTATAGGGGAAGACTTGTTCAGTTTACTATTGAAACAACAAGGAAAAATTGTGAAGAAAGTAGATATGCCTGAAGAAACGGACAGTACTGTGAATATTGGTCAAATGGATCGAGGGCAGATTGAAAGCTTTATAGAATTAGAAGTGGCACCCAAAGTAGAAGAGTGGTTTTATGAATTGATGGGTGAAGTTGAAGGCGAACTTTATTAACTTGATTCAGCAGAAGTCCCCCACTTCTATAAGTGGCGGGATGAATGCCAGAAGAGCATTTCAATCAGAGGGAGTTCAAACTCCCTGCTGATTAAGGAGGAATGAAGTTCAATTCCTCCCTGTTAAGCCTCCGGCGGATGTCACAGATTTTGAAGGGAGTTAATTGCGAATCGAACAGCAAAGGGTTCGATTTGCCGTATTTCTGCGTTTTTTGCAGAAATTAAGGCACTTAGATAAGCGCAATTCAAAATCTGGACGCAATTACGCCGAGGCGTAATTGAGTGTGAATGAATAGGATGGAAGTGGGTTGTATGCTCTCCGTTAGAAGATTATTATTCTTTATGCAGCAATATACGAAGCAATTGAGGAAGAAGTGGGCGACCCTTCTTCTTCTTTTTCTATTTCCTATATTGTTGATAGGCCTATTATTGGGGCTTGTAGTTGGTTTACTAGTGCCTGACGAGCATTCGCCGATTCGTGTAGCACTGGTGGATGAGGATGGTACAAAAGAATCGCGGTTATTCGGCAGTTTGTTGGCAGAAGTAGCCTCAGGTGATGCAGTGATTCAAATTATTGCCTTAACGGCAGAGCAGGCACAACAATTGATGGTGCAAAATGAAATTAGTACCTATTTTTCATTTCCCGAAGGATTTACAGCAGATTTGTATGAGGGGGAATCTGCGGCAATTCCAATTGTTGGAAATCCAGCTAGGCCTACGGATAGTTATTTGGTGAAAGAATTAGTGGAAAGTATGGCGCGTTATATTGGAGCAGCGCAGGCCAATATACTAACAATCAATGATTATGCTAAAAAAATGGATATGCCGAAAGAACAGCGGCAGGAGTTGATGCTGCAGCAATTTATGGATTTCACGTTATATACACTCGGCAAGGATAAGCTACTGGATAAGGTAGTGCTGGAAAATGTAGCAACGTCTTCTCCTGTGCATTATTACGTGTTGGCAGGCTGGTTTATGAGCTTGTCGATTTGGGCGCTTGCTTTTTATATGATTTTAGGAAAAGAGCAACATCGGGCGATGCAAATACGTCTGACATTAGCAGGGGTGATGTTATGGCAACGCATTTTTTCACGGGTGGTTGTAGCATTGGGTGGCAGTTTGATCTATGCAACGATGCTGTTTGGTGTTGTTAGCCAGTTTGTGCATTATGATTTGTATTTCATCGACTATGTACGGTTTACGTTGTTTACAGTTCTGTATACTTTATTATTGCTCTTTGGAATCGCGTTGCTGGATATTTGGGTTTCATCGCAGAAAATGGTTTTACTTTTGCAGAGTGTTTGGACTTTCGTCATGATTGTTACAAGTGGTGCAGTCATTCCGACTTTGTACTTTCCATTAGGTATGCAGCGTGTTTTGCCGTATTTCTTTTCCTATGACAGTATGAATTGGATGATTGATATTGTGCTAGAGGGACGCAATTATGCGGATTTCACATCGCTAATTATTGTTGTTGCTGGCGGTCTGCTTATTGTGTGGATATCGGCGGTTGCTAAAGAGAGGTGGATCCGATGACGATAATTGTTTCCGCTCGACTGATGCGCTGGCGTAAGGAATGGAAAAGTCTAGTGTGCTGGTTGCTATTGCCGATTGTATTGACGGTGCTGGTAATGGCAAGTGTAGGTGCGTGGCAACAAGAGATGAAGGTGCCGATTGCGCTTGTTGTGGAAGAACAAACTGAACTGGTCGAGCAGTTGGTTGCAAATATTGCAAGCACAGAACTTCTACATATTCACTTTATGGAGTTAGACATGGCACTTCACAAGCTTGAGCAGCATGAATTAGATAGTGTATTTGTTATACGCGAGGGCTATGCGGATAATATTCTCGCAGGGCGGCGCAATCAGCTGATTGAAGCATACTCATCGAATCGCTCCTATGCTTATCAGGCTGTTGTTGAAACGATTACGTCGTTTGCCCAACAGGATGCCGCTCGCTCGAAGGCAGCATTTGTCATTAAGCAATTATTCAAAGAGGCGCAGATGGAAGATGAATGGAATTACATAGAAATTATCGATAGCAGTCAAGAGCGACAACAAAATGAGTCATTGCTACAGTCGAGCTTTTCTTATTTTGATAAAGACAGTGAAGCGGTCGAACAATCATTTTCAATTGTACCTGTATGGGGGATGTGGGCGTTATTTGCGATGATTACGGTATTTTTCCTGTTTGACTGGGTGTTGAAAGAAAATCGAGTGGCTATTCGTTCACGGTGGCAATTTACATCGATGTCATTTGGCCAATATGCAATAGGTACATTTGTGCTGTATACGCTGTTGTTAGTTGTAGTGGACTTGTTTACCGCAGTCATTTTCTTGAATTTATTTGATGAAAAAATTACGCTTCCAGTTGTCATATCACTTTTCACTTTCAGACTAACGATCAATTTGCTCGCCTTTTTGCTAGCTAGTGTATCCAAACAATTATTCATGTACTATGTGAGTGGTATAGCAATCGCACTGTTACTCGCAGTGGTTGGCGGGGCGATTGTACCGCTTCAGGGGCTGGCGCGGAAGTGGCCATGGCTGGAAGCACTCAGTCCAGTTCACGCATTATTGAGTGGAATGATTCCGGCTGTTTGGCTTACAGTATTAGTAGCTTTATTCACCATATGGTTATGGAAAGGAGTTAAATCGTATGCTTGAAGTGTCTGGGCTACAGAAAAAATATAAAGACAAGACAGTTATCGATAATATGTCTTTTCAAATGAAACAAGGGGAGATTATCGGACTCGTTGGGGAAAATGGTGCAGGTAAATCAACGTTGCTACAATTATTGGCAACAGTGATGCGACCAACACAAGGAGATATTCAATTAGCAGGTCTTTCCTATAGAACGGACATCAAGAAAATTCGGCAGAAGATTGGCTATGTCCCACAAGATATTTCAATTTGGGATGAATTTACGGTAGAGGAAAATATGCTGTTCTTTGAAAAGCTATCATGGAAAAGGCGGACACGAGAACAGTGTCGACAGTTATGCTTGGACATGCAATTGACACACTGGAAGGAAGGTGTCGAGTTTTTGTCAGGTGGTATGAAGCGTAAATTGAATTTGGCTATTAGCTTACTACATGATCCCGTATTGTTATTATTGGATGAACCGACAGTTGGCATCGACTTGAAATCGAAGACGGAAATCGGAGCGTATTTGCATAACCTAGCGAAAAACCAAGGGAAAATGATTATGTACACATCGCATGATATGGATGAAATTACAAACGTCTGCGATCGGGTATATGCCATTGGCAAGGATCCGTTTTACTTGGATTTATTACAGAAAAAAGCAGTGGAGGTAGAGGTGATTACATGAAAGTATCGCAGAAAATGATTCTGCTAGCATGCCTTCTAGTGGTTGCTGTCGGCATTTTTGGCTGGTGGCGAACGGGGAAATGGATAGAAGCAGGTATGGAGCCAGTAGCAGACGGCACAAATGATTATGCAATTGTGTTGGGGGCAAAGGTGAAACAAGATAGTTTGTCGTTGTCTTTGCGTTATCGTTTGGATGCAGCAATAGCTTATGCCGATGAAAATCCTCATGTGACACTGATTTTATCGGGCGGGCAAGGCTCGGATGAACCGATGAGTGAAGCGGAAGCAATGAGGCGGTTTTTAATGGATTATGGCATTGAAGAGAGTCGGCTGATACTAGAAGATGCATCGACTTCAACCTATGAAAACCTTCTTTACTCGAAGAAACTGCTACCGTCTGATGTCGATTCCATCACGATTATTTCAAGCGATTTTCACTTAGCAAGGGCACAGAGGATTGCGGAGATTTTAGATTTGAAGTCCGATGTAGTCGCGGCTAAGACGCCGAAAGTAGTAGAGGCGAAGTCAGTGTTGCGAGAGCGCCTTGCGTTGGTGAGGACGGTTGTTGTGGGCAGATAGGGGATAATAGTTGGTCAGTAGAAAAAGTGGTGATTCAATCACGAATCATCGCTTTTTTCTCTTGGCTTAAAAATAAAAAAACGCCTGGTGACCAAACCAGGCGCTGCACTACATGCGATATAAAAAATATACTTGGATTGTACTAATGATTAGCGTTATTTGCTCTTAATGCTTCAACTTCATCTAAAGTTAAATCTGTCAGCTCCATAATTTCTTCGTTGCTTTTTCCTTTCTTCATCATTTTTTTCGCCACTTTTTTCATGCCCTCTTCAATACCCTGTTCTATTCCTTTTTCTATCCCTTCTTTTCTTCCTGCCTCAAGCCCTTTTTGATGTCCTTCCTTTTCGGCAAAATACTTAGCATCGTCCAACCTAGCTTCTTCATCCATAATGTATTTCAAACGTGACTCATAAGCCAATACCTCTTCCCGAGACCGACTAAGATCCTGCCAAACTCCAAATGCATCCTGTAAATTTTTGTCCTCCATCGCCAGCATCTCCAATTCCTCATAAATTTCGTTGTAGACTTTCTTTTTTCGTCCATCTACCATCCCGAGTAATAACAGCCATCTAGCAAGAACATCATCCCAAGGTTTTAACTTCTTTTCATACCACTGTTTGATAAATTTATTCATTTCAATAAAGTGAATCTCCATAACATCATCCATACGAAACTTTTCTTCTCGTTCACACAGATGGAAAATATTATGGAATTTTTCCGTTTGATTAAACAAGCCAAAATTACAAATGTTAATCGTAATCGTTGGCAATAACGTATGATACCCTTTGCCTTTTTCAAGTTGTAAGTTGTACACACGTGCCCAATAGTACAATGTTCGCTTCACCATATCATATTGATTAGCTAATTGAACTTCAATATTTATAAGTTCATCTTCTTGCGTTCTCACTAAAATATCCAATCGCGACTGCTTATCACTATGGTATTCTCCGCCAACTTCTTGGCTTGTAAAAGCTACTTCTTTAATTACCTGACGACCCGTACGCTGTAAAATCGCATTCAAAAAGACAACTGTTATCTTTTTATTTTTCTCGCTGCCAAATAATTGTTTGAAGCTGTAATCCACCTTCAAATCCATGAATTTTTCCAATGGAATCCGGCGTAGTGCCCGTTCACTCATCGGATGCCACACCATCTCTGATAATTGTAGTATAACATGATTTAGATGCGAATTTACTGTGTTTAGCCATGATAATGAACCCCCTTCCTCTCCCTTTTCAACACCATATCCCAAGAGTGAATAAAAGGAGATTGTTGTAAATGAACACACAATCCGATAGCTTTATTTTGGAGTTTGGATAACAGCCCAAATTTGAATTATGACCTTGAAATCCGAATCAGATTTCAGATTTGAAGCTATGAGAGCACTAAAAAATATTTTTTCTTTCAATCAAATGATGTATCCGATTGCTCCATTTCCCTCTATATAAAAAATAAAGGGGAATGACCACTATGACAACGTACTTAAAAGACTACGCACATTTCACAAACACACAGGATATGGACGAGGTTGCACGCCGTCATGTTATTAAGCATTGGAATGAGATGAATCCAACAGATCGCGCTGTACTGGATATGATTCGCCGCTACTCTGTAAAATACGGTGCTGCTCACTTAAAGCATGACACAATAGCGGATGCAATTGG comes from Sporosarcina sp. FSL K6-3457 and encodes:
- a CDS encoding Rpn family recombination-promoting nuclease/putative transposase → MSERALRRIPLEKFMDLKVDYSFKQLFGSEKNKKITVVFLNAILQRTGRQVIKEVAFTSQEVGGEYHSDKQSRLDILVRTQEDELINIEVQLANQYDMVKRTLYYWARVYNLQLEKGKGYHTLLPTITINICNFGLFNQTEKFHNIFHLCEREEKFRMDDVMEIHFIEMNKFIKQWYEKKLKPWDDVLARWLLLLGMVDGRKKKVYNEIYEELEMLAMEDKNLQDAFGVWQDLSRSREEVLAYESRLKYIMDEEARLDDAKYFAEKEGHQKGLEAGRKEGIEKGIEQGIEEGMKKVAKKMMKKGKSNEEIMELTDLTLDEVEALRANNANH